From Triticum aestivum cultivar Chinese Spring chromosome 4A, IWGSC CS RefSeq v2.1, whole genome shotgun sequence, a single genomic window includes:
- the LOC123088187 gene encoding uncharacterized protein isoform X1 — protein MGQLKGQQLRAVAGKRESSGGGEAWVRSTGMSSSTTSGQGQGEGDEAPDLVCVVDCVHGMVDALSCVRWNKHQGAVVELSEHGIVVTVEESGCLQAKVYLKTELFAEYDYGAEGRPRFGLSLGLLVDCLNMFTVPGFASPVEIRYPGPDMQLLLRSVGSPDACIHAEIRTRIPDTVTWDYHFEHAGNTPVTFTVKSAILKESIDDLEWPGSSIQIHFHPDPPSVIFKGEGHGDLEIEFSYYANTDLLIAFQCDQELSYRYKYKFLRATTSNVPSSVLKENRGSKVTIGRGGMLKIQHLVSVARLGTQSYHNFAGGAQQPSRIAFIEFFVKPEEDD, from the exons ATGGGCCAGCTGAAGGGGCAGCAGCTTCGCGCCGTCGCGGGAAAAAGAGAatccagcggcggcggcgaggcgtgggTCAGGTCGACGGGGATGAGCTCGTCGACGACGTCCGGCCAGGGGCAGGGCGAGGGCGACGAGGCGCCGGACCTGGTGTGCGTGGTGGACTGCGTCCATGGCATGGTCGATGCCCTCTCCTGCGTCCGCTGGAACAAGCATCAG GGCGCGGTGGTGGAGCTGTCGGAGCACGGCATCGTGGTCACCGTGGAGGAGAGCGGCTGCCTCCAGGCCAAGGTCTACCTCAAGACCGAG CTGTTTGCGGAGTACGACTACGGGGCGGAGGGGCGTCCACGGTTCGGCCTCAGCCTGGGGCTCCTCGTCGACTGCCTCAACATGTTTACCGTCCCCGGGTTCGCCTCCCCTGTCGAGATCCGGTACCCTGGCCCCGACATGCAGCTTCTCCTCAG GTCAGTGGGGTCTCCAGATGCATGTATACATGCAGAAATCAGAACCAGAATTCCTGATACTGTCACCTGGGATTACCATTTTGAGCATGCAGGGAATACTCCAGTCACTTTTACTGTTAAG TCTGCCATCCTGAAAGAATCAATTGATGACCTTGAGTGGCCAGGCTCCAGCATTCAGATTCATTTTCATCCAGACCCCCCTTCAGTAATATTTAAAGGCGAAGGGCATGGTGACTTGGAG ATAGAATTCTCCTACTATGCAAATACCGATCTTCTAATTGCATTCCAGTGTGACCAAGAACTGTCCTACAG GTATAAGTACAAGTTTCTTCGTGCCACTACCTCAAATGTTCCAAGTAGCGTCTTGAAGGAGAATCGTGGGAGTAAAGTAACGATTGGGAGGGGAGGGATGCTCAAAATCCAGCACCTGGTTTCAGTTGCAAGGCTAGGTACGCAATCCTACCATAACTTTGCTGGAGGGGCTCAACAGCCAAGCCGGATTGCTTTTATCGAGTTCTTTGTGAAGCCGGAGGAGGATGATTGA
- the LOC123088187 gene encoding uncharacterized protein isoform X2, with the protein MGQLKGQQLRAVAGKRESSGGGEAWVRSTGMSSSTTSGQGQGEGDEAPDLVCVVDCVHGMVDALSCVRWNKHQLSEHGIVVTVEESGCLQAKVYLKTELFAEYDYGAEGRPRFGLSLGLLVDCLNMFTVPGFASPVEIRYPGPDMQLLLRSVGSPDACIHAEIRTRIPDTVTWDYHFEHAGNTPVTFTVKSAILKESIDDLEWPGSSIQIHFHPDPPSVIFKGEGHGDLEIEFSYYANTDLLIAFQCDQELSYRYKYKFLRATTSNVPSSVLKENRGSKVTIGRGGMLKIQHLVSVARLGTQSYHNFAGGAQQPSRIAFIEFFVKPEEDD; encoded by the exons ATGGGCCAGCTGAAGGGGCAGCAGCTTCGCGCCGTCGCGGGAAAAAGAGAatccagcggcggcggcgaggcgtgggTCAGGTCGACGGGGATGAGCTCGTCGACGACGTCCGGCCAGGGGCAGGGCGAGGGCGACGAGGCGCCGGACCTGGTGTGCGTGGTGGACTGCGTCCATGGCATGGTCGATGCCCTCTCCTGCGTCCGCTGGAACAAGCATCAG CTGTCGGAGCACGGCATCGTGGTCACCGTGGAGGAGAGCGGCTGCCTCCAGGCCAAGGTCTACCTCAAGACCGAG CTGTTTGCGGAGTACGACTACGGGGCGGAGGGGCGTCCACGGTTCGGCCTCAGCCTGGGGCTCCTCGTCGACTGCCTCAACATGTTTACCGTCCCCGGGTTCGCCTCCCCTGTCGAGATCCGGTACCCTGGCCCCGACATGCAGCTTCTCCTCAG GTCAGTGGGGTCTCCAGATGCATGTATACATGCAGAAATCAGAACCAGAATTCCTGATACTGTCACCTGGGATTACCATTTTGAGCATGCAGGGAATACTCCAGTCACTTTTACTGTTAAG TCTGCCATCCTGAAAGAATCAATTGATGACCTTGAGTGGCCAGGCTCCAGCATTCAGATTCATTTTCATCCAGACCCCCCTTCAGTAATATTTAAAGGCGAAGGGCATGGTGACTTGGAG ATAGAATTCTCCTACTATGCAAATACCGATCTTCTAATTGCATTCCAGTGTGACCAAGAACTGTCCTACAG GTATAAGTACAAGTTTCTTCGTGCCACTACCTCAAATGTTCCAAGTAGCGTCTTGAAGGAGAATCGTGGGAGTAAAGTAACGATTGGGAGGGGAGGGATGCTCAAAATCCAGCACCTGGTTTCAGTTGCAAGGCTAGGTACGCAATCCTACCATAACTTTGCTGGAGGGGCTCAACAGCCAAGCCGGATTGCTTTTATCGAGTTCTTTGTGAAGCCGGAGGAGGATGATTGA